One part of the Chryseobacterium sp. 7 genome encodes these proteins:
- a CDS encoding S41 family peptidase, with protein sequence MKNYSVIFLLAIFSSCASIKKHNEQRASCIPPEQLKEDVDFAYSKLQQMHPQLYWYIPKKELDHKFDSLKQTITEPLTPLQFYFKLQPVIAGIREGHLSLRIPRKKFTKREVKKLEHQKGMFSRFEYYIKGDQMYIVQNRDSIEHIQPGTEILSINNVPVSDYIKKYKSLISSDGDNTTFHPYFLKDLFFNFYTAENGFGSKATLETLYQGEKKTYTLTREIKSDSDLEKDKEMKKKTQEKKLNDYVAASNSYNRSFKFLDKDSTIAYIKVKSFSREYSDEFYKKTFAKINNAKSPYLIIDVRNNYGGSLYEINNLYSYLAEAPFTLIKPSQLTSRNIPLRTNYFRKSNPLEYALKSIAYPSYFFAQTFSTYKKDGKVFYKMKADKPTKPNKAAFHGKAFVLINGGSFSASSIITAKLKNDKRATLVGEETGGANDGTVAGFYSYQKLPNSEIRFPIGLLLVQPNINFSDSRKGVVPDVTVTESLQDIIDEKDPQLDWIKNEIAKEKENKGQ encoded by the coding sequence TTGAAAAATTATTCGGTAATATTTCTTCTCGCTATTTTTTCGTCCTGTGCCTCTATAAAAAAACACAACGAACAGCGGGCTTCATGTATTCCACCGGAGCAACTTAAAGAAGATGTGGACTTTGCGTATTCAAAATTACAGCAAATGCATCCTCAATTATACTGGTATATTCCCAAGAAGGAATTGGACCATAAATTTGACAGTCTTAAACAGACTATTACCGAGCCTCTTACTCCTCTTCAGTTTTATTTTAAACTTCAGCCGGTTATTGCGGGAATCCGGGAAGGGCACCTTTCATTAAGAATTCCCAGAAAGAAATTCACCAAAAGAGAGGTTAAAAAACTAGAGCACCAGAAAGGCATGTTCAGCCGTTTTGAATACTATATTAAAGGAGACCAGATGTACATTGTTCAAAACAGAGATTCTATAGAACATATACAACCCGGAACTGAAATTTTATCTATTAATAATGTTCCTGTTTCAGATTATATAAAGAAATACAAAAGCCTTATCAGCAGTGATGGTGACAATACCACTTTCCATCCTTATTTTTTGAAGGACCTGTTCTTTAATTTTTATACCGCAGAAAATGGTTTTGGCAGCAAAGCCACTCTTGAAACCCTGTATCAGGGTGAGAAAAAAACCTATACTTTAACCCGAGAAATCAAATCTGATTCTGATCTGGAAAAGGATAAGGAAATGAAGAAGAAGACTCAGGAAAAGAAACTGAATGACTATGTAGCGGCAAGCAATTCTTACAACAGAAGCTTTAAATTTCTGGATAAAGACAGCACTATTGCCTATATAAAAGTGAAAAGCTTCTCCAGAGAATATTCTGATGAATTTTATAAAAAGACTTTTGCTAAAATCAATAATGCGAAATCTCCTTACCTCATCATAGATGTCCGAAATAATTACGGAGGTTCTTTATATGAAATTAATAACCTGTATTCTTATTTAGCTGAAGCTCCATTTACATTGATTAAACCATCGCAGTTAACGTCAAGGAATATTCCTCTGCGCACGAATTATTTCAGAAAAAGCAACCCTTTAGAATATGCTCTTAAAAGCATTGCCTACCCGAGTTACTTCTTTGCACAAACTTTCAGTACTTATAAAAAAGATGGAAAAGTTTTCTATAAAATGAAAGCTGATAAGCCAACAAAACCTAATAAGGCTGCCTTCCACGGAAAAGCTTTTGTACTGATTAATGGCGGAAGCTTCTCAGCATCTTCTATTATTACCGCTAAGCTTAAGAATGATAAAAGAGCTACGCTTGTAGGTGAAGAAACCGGCGGTGCCAATGACGGAACAGTAGCAGGATTTTATTCGTACCAGAAATTGCCTAATTCTGAAATCAGGTTTCCTATCGGATTACTTTTGGTACAGCCTAATATTAATTTCTCAGATTCAAGGAAAGGCGTGGTTCCGGATGTTACCGTTACTGAAAGTCTGCAGGATATTATTGATGAAAAAGATCCGCAGCTGGACTGGATAAAAAATGAAATCGCCAAAGAAAAAGAAAATAAAGGACAGTAA
- a CDS encoding RNA polymerase sigma factor, with translation MSSPEKEFLEKIEKHKGVVFKISKMYMDNKDDQNDLYQEIIYQAWKSYGDFQKRSDFSTWLYRTALNTAIVFLRSEKKRSFIQNQNVDGLSARQEPYNDTDDMNMKRMYEAIHQLSPIDKALIFFFLEGFSGKEIAVQLGITEVNTRVKLKRAKEKLKEIITRQETGSI, from the coding sequence ATGTCTTCACCGGAAAAAGAATTTTTAGAGAAAATTGAAAAGCACAAGGGTGTTGTTTTCAAGATCTCTAAAATGTATATGGATAATAAGGACGATCAGAATGACCTCTATCAGGAGATCATTTACCAGGCCTGGAAATCATACGGTGATTTTCAAAAGAGAAGTGATTTCTCCACATGGCTGTACAGAACTGCTCTTAACACAGCAATAGTTTTCCTGAGAAGTGAAAAAAAACGTAGTTTTATACAGAATCAGAATGTGGATGGTTTAAGCGCCAGACAGGAACCTTATAATGATACGGATGATATGAACATGAAGCGGATGTATGAAGCCATTCATCAGTTGAGCCCCATAGATAAAGCTCTTATATTTTTCTTTTTGGAAGGGTTTTCGGGTAAAGAAATAGCGGTACAGCTCGGAATTACAGAAGTGAATACCCGGGTAAAACTTAAAAGGGCAAAAGAAAAACTGAAAGAGATCATTACCAGACAGGAGACAGGTTCCATTTAA
- a CDS encoding GNAT family N-acetyltransferase codes for MENIKFQVSQYQDELQLLIDGKKAGYMSIEVDGRLLIVFYTKLNEEREGKGYAKLLLDELVRYAEEKDLLVDPECDFVRQQFENHPARYKEIWHA; via the coding sequence ATGGAAAATATAAAGTTTCAGGTATCTCAATATCAGGATGAATTGCAGTTACTTATAGATGGAAAGAAAGCAGGCTATATGTCTATAGAGGTTGACGGAAGACTGCTTATTGTATTTTATACCAAACTTAATGAAGAGCGTGAAGGAAAAGGATACGCTAAACTCTTATTAGATGAGTTGGTACGCTATGCAGAAGAAAAAGATTTGCTTGTAGATCCGGAATGTGATTTCGTAAGACAACAGTTTGAAAACCATCCCGCAAGATATAAAGAAATATGGCATGCCTGA
- a CDS encoding helix-turn-helix domain-containing protein, producing the protein MESHESLQGFYERNAPNLASQCIGVNKMGHFNVFSREYCSPLTPYSRRDYYKISLIIGKGKLHYADKWIKVDRPALLFSNPIIPYSWEADDEDQKGWFCLFTDQFLHNGTRMGNLQDSPLFKIGGTPVFFIDEEQQKILSEIYTKMMTEIQSEYIHKYDMLRAYLHLMIHETMRMQPADSFEPYQNASQRVASLFMELLERQFPIDSPEAFLKLKTPNDYAQSLSIHVNSLNRSVKEITGKTTSQQITGRIIQEANALLKHTDWNISEIAYGLGFEEPAYFTNYFKKQTGITPNALRMDIV; encoded by the coding sequence ATGGAATCACACGAATCACTTCAGGGTTTTTATGAAAGAAATGCTCCCAATCTGGCATCGCAGTGTATTGGAGTTAATAAAATGGGACATTTTAATGTGTTTTCAAGAGAATATTGTTCTCCCCTTACCCCTTACAGCAGGAGAGATTATTATAAAATTTCACTGATCATAGGAAAAGGAAAACTTCATTATGCAGATAAATGGATCAAAGTAGACCGTCCCGCATTATTGTTTTCCAATCCTATTATTCCTTATTCCTGGGAGGCGGATGATGAAGATCAGAAAGGCTGGTTCTGCCTGTTTACAGATCAGTTTCTGCACAATGGAACCCGTATGGGAAACCTGCAGGATTCTCCGCTTTTCAAGATTGGAGGAACTCCGGTTTTCTTTATAGATGAAGAGCAGCAGAAAATACTGTCTGAGATTTATACCAAAATGATGACGGAAATTCAGTCTGAGTATATTCACAAATATGATATGCTGAGAGCTTACCTTCATCTGATGATTCATGAAACCATGAGAATGCAGCCGGCAGACAGCTTTGAACCCTATCAAAATGCTTCACAAAGAGTTGCTTCCTTATTTATGGAACTGTTGGAAAGACAGTTTCCTATCGACAGTCCTGAAGCTTTTTTGAAATTGAAAACTCCCAATGATTATGCCCAGAGCCTTTCCATTCATGTAAATTCTTTAAACCGTTCCGTAAAAGAAATTACCGGGAAAACAACCAGCCAGCAGATTACCGGAAGGATTATTCAGGAAGCCAATGCTTTACTGAAACATACAGACTGGAACATTTCTGAAATCGCTTATGGATTAGGATTTGAAGAACCCGCTTATTTTACCAATTACTTTAAAAAACAAACCGGAATTACTCCTAATGCTCTAAGAATGGATATTGTTTGA
- a CDS encoding M4 family metallopeptidase has translation MKKNTTIIRAIALALVITILPASLAKAQNRENTEISVKNLPVISVSSGMGIFNADFSKSNISPDFLIGHLGEWLGTNGDHSYKLIKESKDELGIRHSVYEHYYKNIKVMDDMILIHDKAGKVIHVNGEIITDIDLSAGQKQLAPQKIKSIIITDLHSEGKVKISDIEKVLTKVNKGRKAAMYYTSKVEALSFKPLKAFTYYIDNATGTIVKKNSRVHDTDTPSTSTTYYKGSQSITVDSYNGQFRLKDNARNIHTMNGTNLDVDTISGGIINVEEYLNPVANYTDDNTKPAVEVHWGMKNAYDYYIARHNRNSYDGNGAKIDNYYNFDFGGFTGGANAAALDTPLYGGIVCMLYGNGKIFGGLLTLMNPVVGLDVAGHEYSHLIIGRNGLGGLNYQAESGAINESIADMLGTAIEFYSGITPNWTIGEGIPTPNFLDPSPSPYMRDMSNPNNVNSNPQPDTYMGTNWVDTADTSDTNDHGGVHTNSGVGNYWFYLLSQGGSGTNDIGNAYNVSGITIEKAEKIIYRALMNYMTPNTTYLDAYNATKQAVTDLYGAASNEQQQNVNAWYAVGIGNGVLSTAEAVHTEDKQLKIYPNPVKDGVFTIENNKGEASVEIFDASGKLVKSAQKLNQGANTIYLNGTQKGIYILKINSNGTIISTKKIIVE, from the coding sequence ATGAAAAAAAACACTACTATTATTAGAGCCATTGCTTTGGCCTTAGTTATTACGATTTTACCAGCTTCTTTGGCAAAAGCCCAAAACAGAGAAAATACAGAAATTTCAGTTAAAAATCTACCTGTAATTTCTGTTTCATCAGGAATGGGAATTTTTAATGCAGACTTTAGTAAGTCGAATATTTCACCGGATTTTTTGATAGGGCATTTGGGAGAATGGTTAGGTACAAATGGAGACCATTCCTATAAGCTTATTAAAGAAAGTAAAGATGAACTTGGAATCAGGCATTCAGTTTATGAGCATTACTATAAAAATATTAAAGTAATGGATGATATGATTTTGATTCATGATAAAGCTGGAAAGGTAATCCATGTAAATGGCGAAATTATTACTGATATTGATTTATCCGCGGGGCAAAAGCAATTGGCTCCACAAAAAATCAAATCTATCATCATTACTGATCTCCATTCGGAAGGTAAGGTCAAGATTTCTGATATTGAAAAAGTTCTTACAAAAGTAAATAAAGGGAGAAAAGCTGCGATGTATTATACATCCAAAGTAGAGGCACTTTCTTTTAAACCATTAAAAGCATTTACCTATTATATAGATAATGCAACAGGAACTATTGTTAAGAAAAACTCAAGAGTTCACGATACAGATACTCCTTCTACAAGTACAACATATTATAAAGGAAGCCAATCCATTACTGTTGATTCCTATAATGGGCAGTTTCGTTTGAAGGATAATGCCAGAAATATCCATACTATGAATGGAACCAATCTGGATGTAGATACAATCAGTGGTGGAATTATTAACGTAGAAGAATATCTCAATCCTGTTGCAAACTATACAGATGATAATACAAAACCTGCAGTAGAGGTACATTGGGGGATGAAGAATGCTTATGATTATTATATAGCAAGACATAACAGAAATAGCTATGATGGAAATGGTGCCAAAATAGATAACTACTATAATTTTGATTTTGGCGGTTTTACAGGTGGCGCCAATGCAGCAGCTTTGGATACCCCTTTATATGGAGGTATAGTTTGTATGCTGTATGGTAACGGGAAAATTTTTGGAGGGCTATTGACATTAATGAATCCCGTGGTAGGCTTAGATGTTGCCGGGCATGAATATTCTCACTTAATTATTGGAAGAAACGGATTGGGAGGATTAAACTATCAGGCAGAATCCGGTGCTATCAATGAATCCATTGCAGATATGTTAGGAACAGCTATCGAATTTTATTCAGGAATTACTCCTAACTGGACAATAGGTGAAGGAATTCCTACACCCAATTTCCTGGATCCTTCTCCAAGTCCCTATATGAGAGATATGTCTAATCCTAATAATGTAAATTCCAACCCCCAGCCTGATACTTATATGGGAACAAACTGGGTAGATACAGCAGATACAAGTGATACGAATGACCATGGAGGAGTTCATACCAACAGTGGGGTAGGAAATTATTGGTTCTACCTTCTTTCACAGGGCGGTTCAGGTACGAACGATATTGGAAATGCCTATAATGTTTCAGGTATTACTATTGAGAAGGCAGAAAAGATTATCTACAGAGCTCTGATGAATTATATGACACCGAATACAACATATCTGGATGCTTATAACGCAACCAAGCAGGCCGTTACAGATCTGTATGGTGCAGCAAGTAATGAACAGCAGCAGAATGTAAATGCCTGGTATGCTGTAGGAATAGGAAACGGTGTATTATCAACGGCAGAAGCGGTACATACAGAGGATAAGCAATTAAAAATATATCCAAATCCTGTTAAAGACGGAGTGTTTACTATCGAAAATAATAAGGGTGAAGCTTCTGTTGAAATATTTGATGCATCAGGAAAATTAGTAAAATCTGCACAGAAATTGAATCAGGGAGCCAATACAATTTATTTAAATGGAACTCAAAAAGGAATTTATATTTTAAAAATTAATTCAAACGGAACTATTATTTCTACTAAGAAAATAATTGTTGAATAA
- a CDS encoding aldo/keto reductase → MKFKKLGNTEEQLSAIGLGCMGMSFAYGPADEQESINTLHRALDLGVNFWDTADMYANGENEKLISKVLVPNRDKIFIATKFGFRFKDGKASHSGAPGTYFDGSPEWIRQAVDLSLQRLKIDTIDLYYAHRVDPNVPVEETVGAMAELVKAGKVKYIGLSEASAESIRKANKIHPIAALQSEYSILTKDVEKEILSTIRELGISLVPYSPLARGLFTNIYDAQNLGDDDFRKSLPRYQQEYLENNTKLANEINELAASKGVKGTQLALAWVLNQGDDIIPIPGTKRIKYLEENIAAVNIDLTQSDLETIDAILKKYPNVGERYTEGSMKLVNN, encoded by the coding sequence ATGAAATTTAAAAAATTAGGAAACACAGAAGAACAGTTATCAGCAATCGGTTTAGGATGTATGGGAATGAGCTTTGCTTATGGACCTGCCGATGAGCAGGAAAGCATTAATACCCTTCACCGGGCATTAGATTTAGGGGTTAACTTCTGGGACACGGCAGATATGTATGCCAACGGAGAAAATGAAAAATTAATTTCTAAAGTTTTAGTACCAAACAGGGACAAAATTTTTATTGCGACCAAATTCGGATTTAGGTTTAAAGATGGTAAAGCAAGCCACAGCGGAGCTCCCGGAACTTATTTTGACGGTTCTCCGGAATGGATCAGACAGGCAGTAGATTTAAGCCTTCAAAGATTAAAAATAGATACTATTGACCTCTACTATGCTCACAGAGTAGATCCAAACGTACCTGTAGAAGAAACTGTAGGTGCTATGGCAGAGCTGGTAAAAGCCGGAAAAGTGAAATATATCGGATTATCTGAAGCTTCGGCGGAATCTATCAGAAAAGCGAACAAAATTCATCCTATTGCTGCATTACAGTCAGAATATTCTATCCTTACAAAAGATGTTGAAAAAGAAATTTTATCAACCATCAGAGAACTTGGAATTTCTTTAGTGCCTTATTCACCATTGGCAAGAGGGCTTTTTACCAATATTTATGATGCTCAAAACCTTGGTGATGACGATTTCAGAAAATCATTACCGCGCTATCAGCAGGAGTATCTTGAAAATAATACCAAACTGGCGAATGAAATCAATGAATTGGCTGCTTCTAAAGGAGTAAAAGGAACTCAGCTGGCACTGGCCTGGGTATTGAATCAGGGAGATGATATCATCCCGATTCCTGGTACCAAAAGAATCAAATATCTGGAAGAAAATATTGCAGCGGTCAACATAGATCTTACCCAATCCGATCTGGAAACCATTGATGCTATTCTGAAAAAATACCCGAATGTAGGAGAAAGATATACTGAAGGTTCAATGAAATTGGTCAATAACTAA
- a CDS encoding MBL fold metallo-hydrolase, whose protein sequence is MIYWIITTVAVLTVTFFIVMNMKAFGGVPKGERLKRIKQSKRYKKKQFQNISHTPSITEGYKMSKVTYDFFLGKKDPLLKPLKEIPSIHTDLRNIDKNEDVLIWLGHSSYYLQTDGVSFLIDPVLSLYGSPFKYFNKAFKGSDIFKPEDIPGIDYLVITHDHFDHLDYPTVESIRDRTEMAIIPLGVGAHLERWGYAENTLIEEEWGAEIDLKNDIKIVFTPARHFSGRRIRQNDTLWSSYVLITPTKKIFLGGDSGYDSHFKTIGEQYGPFDYAVLENGQYGEAWRYIHTLPEDVIQAAIDLKAECIIPVHAAKFALALHPWNEPLQKIAVLGKEQKLNILTPMIGEIVDLNLSEQKFTAWWES, encoded by the coding sequence ATGATTTATTGGATTATTACGACTGTAGCTGTTTTGACGGTTACTTTTTTTATAGTGATGAACATGAAAGCATTTGGTGGCGTACCAAAAGGAGAGAGGCTGAAACGTATCAAACAGTCGAAGCGTTATAAGAAAAAACAGTTTCAGAATATTAGCCACACACCATCTATTACTGAAGGCTATAAAATGTCTAAAGTAACTTATGATTTCTTTTTAGGAAAGAAAGATCCGCTGTTGAAGCCTTTAAAAGAAATCCCTTCCATCCATACCGATTTAAGAAATATAGATAAAAATGAGGATGTATTGATATGGTTAGGGCATTCATCTTATTATCTGCAGACAGATGGTGTTTCTTTTCTGATTGATCCTGTATTGAGTTTATATGGTTCACCTTTTAAATATTTTAATAAAGCTTTCAAAGGATCAGATATTTTTAAACCTGAAGATATTCCGGGTATTGATTATCTGGTGATAACCCATGATCATTTTGACCATTTGGATTACCCAACTGTAGAATCCATCAGAGACAGGACAGAAATGGCGATCATACCGCTGGGAGTAGGTGCACATCTTGAAAGATGGGGCTATGCTGAGAATACACTTATTGAAGAAGAATGGGGAGCAGAAATTGATTTGAAAAATGATATAAAAATTGTTTTTACCCCTGCAAGACACTTTTCGGGCAGAAGAATCCGGCAGAATGATACGCTTTGGAGTTCTTACGTTCTGATAACTCCCACAAAGAAAATTTTCTTGGGAGGAGATAGCGGCTATGATTCCCATTTTAAAACCATTGGCGAGCAATATGGTCCTTTTGATTATGCTGTTCTTGAGAATGGACAATATGGAGAAGCATGGAGATATATCCACACATTACCGGAAGATGTTATTCAGGCAGCTATTGATCTGAAAGCAGAATGTATTATCCCGGTTCATGCTGCAAAATTTGCATTGGCACTTCATCCCTGGAATGAACCTCTGCAAAAGATAGCAGTTCTTGGTAAAGAACAAAAGCTAAACATTCTCACTCCGATGATCGGTGAGATAGTAGATCTGAATCTGTCAGAACAGAAATTTACAGCCTGGTGGGAAAGCTGA
- a CDS encoding MBL fold metallo-hydrolase, translated as MNRRELLKNGLLVGAFSMIPFSGLMGESKTLSEKTEEDLSGFKKLKLGELELFVLTDGYIHEQNLNSFAPRGTVLELKTILKDNFRPDNYIDMAMNILLVKAKNKLILFDTGMGIFADQRTGFLLKSLQKAGFSAKDITDVFISHAHPDHIGGVVDKQNKLIFPNADIFISKIEHDFWMKASIKDFSNSALKAQPEFLNQIIPAVQNILKTIQPKLKYYDLNNPLYDYFSFRLAPGHTPGLTVTTITSGNEKLIYIADLIHSDVILFPHPEWGYFGDTDLDLATASRKELLKQLADTKTRAFAYHLPWPGLGFTKTKSGAFEWFPESFMN; from the coding sequence ATGAATAGACGAGAACTATTAAAGAACGGATTGTTGGTAGGCGCATTCAGTATGATCCCTTTTTCCGGTTTAATGGGCGAAAGCAAAACACTATCTGAAAAAACAGAGGAAGATCTTTCCGGTTTTAAAAAATTAAAATTGGGAGAACTGGAACTTTTCGTGCTCACAGACGGATATATTCATGAACAGAATCTGAACTCATTTGCCCCCAGAGGAACCGTTTTAGAATTGAAAACCATCCTCAAAGATAATTTCAGACCAGATAATTATATTGATATGGCAATGAATATTCTATTGGTTAAAGCAAAGAATAAACTTATCTTATTTGATACCGGAATGGGTATTTTTGCCGATCAAAGAACCGGGTTTTTATTAAAAAGTCTTCAAAAAGCAGGATTTTCCGCCAAAGATATTACCGATGTTTTTATCTCTCATGCCCATCCTGACCACATTGGGGGAGTTGTAGATAAACAAAATAAGCTTATTTTCCCCAATGCAGATATTTTTATCTCTAAAATAGAACACGATTTCTGGATGAAAGCTTCCATCAAGGACTTTAGCAACAGCGCGCTGAAAGCACAACCTGAATTTCTCAATCAGATTATCCCTGCAGTGCAGAATATCCTGAAAACCATTCAGCCTAAACTGAAATATTATGACCTTAATAATCCATTGTATGATTATTTTAGTTTCCGGCTAGCTCCCGGCCACACTCCCGGTTTAACGGTTACAACAATCACTTCAGGAAATGAAAAGCTCATTTATATTGCAGATTTGATTCATTCTGATGTAATCCTTTTTCCACATCCTGAATGGGGGTATTTTGGAGACACCGATCTGGATCTTGCTACTGCTTCAAGGAAAGAACTTCTGAAACAGCTGGCAGATACTAAAACCAGAGCATTTGCGTATCACTTACCATGGCCAGGTCTGGGCTTCACAAAAACAAAATCAGGAGCATTTGAATGGTTTCCCGAAAGTTTTATGAATTAG
- a CDS encoding NADP-dependent glyceraldehyde-3-phosphate dehydrogenase, translated as MSSENTASFHHIFKAENEIPEEYKVPVIHQRTYLLNGELVEWKGDVTEIYSPVCIPTENGLERKLLGSIPNIGPSEAMEVLEACVKAYDNGLGEWPTMSVEGRIKCMQKFVYLMIQQRDLIIKLLMWEIGKTLADSTKEFDRTVDYINQTIDALKDLDRESSRFQQAEGTIAQIRRAPLGVVLSMGPFNYPLNEIFTTLIPALIMGNTILFKLPKHGVLAHYPLLNAFKEAFPKGTVNTLYGKGSEIITPIMESGKVNVLAFIGSSKVANGLKKLHPKVNRLRAILSLDAKNAAIVTKNANLDVAVSECILGALSFNGQRCTALKLIFVQKEIAEEFTKKLSEAVSALKAGLPWEKDVKVTPLPEINKPAYLKECIDDALQKGASVLNKDGGYTDESFVFPAVVYPVNSDMKLYHEEQFGPVIPVVPFEDIEEPIDYQVNASHGMQVSIFSEDPREVAKLIDPFVNLVSRVNINCQAQRGPDVFPFTGRKDSAEGTLSVFDALRSFSIRSLVAAKLTESNKELLNTIVREHDSNFLSTDYIF; from the coding sequence ATGAGTTCAGAAAATACAGCATCATTCCATCACATTTTTAAAGCAGAAAACGAAATTCCGGAAGAGTATAAAGTTCCGGTCATTCATCAGAGAACTTATCTTCTGAATGGCGAACTGGTAGAGTGGAAAGGAGATGTCACGGAAATTTATTCCCCTGTATGTATTCCTACAGAAAACGGATTGGAAAGAAAACTTTTGGGTAGCATCCCGAATATTGGCCCGAGTGAAGCAATGGAAGTTCTTGAAGCTTGTGTAAAAGCTTATGATAACGGATTGGGTGAATGGCCTACCATGTCTGTAGAAGGACGTATTAAGTGTATGCAGAAATTCGTGTACCTGATGATCCAGCAGAGAGATCTGATCATTAAGCTGCTGATGTGGGAAATTGGAAAAACATTGGCAGATTCTACAAAAGAATTTGATCGTACCGTAGATTATATTAACCAGACTATTGATGCACTGAAGGATTTAGACAGGGAATCGTCTCGTTTTCAGCAGGCAGAAGGAACCATTGCACAGATCAGAAGAGCTCCGCTTGGAGTGGTTTTAAGTATGGGGCCGTTCAATTATCCTCTGAATGAAATCTTTACAACATTGATTCCAGCTTTGATTATGGGAAATACCATTCTGTTTAAACTTCCAAAGCATGGTGTGCTGGCTCATTATCCTTTACTAAATGCCTTTAAAGAAGCCTTCCCGAAAGGAACAGTGAATACATTATACGGAAAAGGATCAGAGATTATCACCCCGATTATGGAGAGCGGAAAAGTGAATGTACTGGCCTTTATCGGATCAAGTAAGGTGGCTAACGGATTGAAAAAACTGCATCCGAAAGTGAACCGCTTAAGAGCTATTCTAAGCCTGGATGCTAAAAATGCTGCCATTGTTACTAAAAATGCCAATCTGGATGTAGCGGTGAGCGAATGTATTTTAGGGGCGCTTTCTTTCAACGGACAACGTTGTACGGCCTTGAAGCTTATATTTGTTCAGAAAGAAATAGCCGAAGAATTTACAAAGAAACTGAGTGAAGCGGTTTCTGCTTTGAAAGCTGGCTTGCCATGGGAAAAAGATGTGAAGGTAACCCCACTTCCGGAAATTAATAAGCCTGCGTATCTGAAAGAATGCATTGACGATGCTTTACAGAAAGGCGCTTCGGTTTTAAATAAGGATGGAGGATATACCGACGAATCTTTTGTCTTCCCGGCAGTGGTTTATCCGGTAAACAGTGATATGAAATTGTATCATGAAGAGCAGTTTGGTCCTGTGATTCCTGTAGTTCCGTTTGAAGATATAGAAGAGCCGATAGATTATCAGGTGAATGCTTCACATGGGATGCAGGTAAGTATTTTCAGTGAAGATCCACGGGAAGTTGCTAAGTTGATTGATCCGTTTGTTAATCTTGTGAGCCGGGTTAATATCAACTGTCAGGCACAGCGTGGTCCGGATGTATTTCCTTTTACCGGAAGAAAAGACAGTGCGGAAGGGACGCTTTCTGTTTTTGATGCACTTCGTTCATTCTCAATTCGATCACTGGTAGCAGCAAAACTAACAGAATCTAACAAAGAGTTACTCAATACCATCGTCAGAGAACATGATTCTAACTTTTTAAGCACTGATTACATTTTCTGA
- a CDS encoding RNA polymerase sigma factor: MTSLEQEFISQIEQHKGILFKISKMYMTEKDDRDDLFQEITYQLWKAFPGFRGESEFSTWLYRIALNTAIIFLKSEKRRSFIAHEDFSNQIIIQEDYDYRKEERLTEMYKAIHLLNPIDKAFIFYYLEDFSGKEIAAQMGISEVNARVKMNRAKNKLKDILSQIKINQH, from the coding sequence ATGACCTCATTAGAACAAGAGTTTATAAGTCAAATTGAACAGCATAAAGGAATCCTATTTAAGATTTCTAAAATGTACATGACTGAAAAGGATGACCGTGATGATCTTTTTCAGGAGATCACCTATCAGCTCTGGAAAGCATTTCCCGGTTTCAGAGGTGAAAGCGAATTTTCGACATGGCTATACAGAATAGCATTGAACACAGCCATTATTTTCCTGAAATCTGAGAAAAGAAGAAGCTTTATTGCCCATGAAGATTTTTCTAACCAAATCATTATTCAGGAAGACTATGATTACCGTAAAGAAGAACGCCTGACGGAAATGTATAAAGCTATTCATTTGCTCAATCCCATTGATAAAGCCTTTATTTTCTACTATCTGGAAGATTTTTCAGGAAAAGAAATTGCAGCGCAGATGGGAATTTCAGAAGTAAATGCCAGAGTGAAAATGAACCGGGCAAAAAATAAACTTAAAGATATCTTAAGCCAAATAAAAATCAACCAACATTAA